A region of the Vidua macroura isolate BioBank_ID:100142 chromosome 16, ASM2450914v1, whole genome shotgun sequence genome:
GGCTTTGCTCCCTCTTGTGCTCAGCCTCTGGAGTAGCCATGGCTCATTCCCTGAGGCCCAGAAAGGGGCTGGCTGGAGCTCTTTGGGAATAAACCAGCCTCCCTCCCCACTCCTCCTGCTAAACTGACCCGGACAGCATTGACTTTCATCAGGAATTCCACTGTCTTCATGAAGATTGTGCAGGGAGGtggctgaggtgctggagctgcaagAAAATGTGTCTCTGTCAATCCCAGTGGGGACTGggggatttttatttctggagcCAAAGCAGGTCCTGACATCCTAGTAGGGACAGAAAAATCCCTGCAACATGGAGCAAAACCCAGGAAGTGGCAAGGGAGGCTGAAGCAGAGATTAACCCAGGATTTCTCTCTGAAGGGCTTAAGTTTTGTAGGAGATCTGAAAAGAAGTTACACTCATCACCCACTAATTTTCCAGTCCAAACCCAGATGAAAAAAGGTGGAAATTTATGAATGATGGTTGTCAGAGACAACTACAGTGAGGCTCCTGCCTCCCCAAACCAACCAGGGGGCCCTGaggcacccagcactgccatttcCAGCACCACTGGGGCTGTGGAAGAGGCAGATCCCACACCACACAACCAGAGGGGATCCCTAGGGACACTTCAAGAGCTGGCAtctcaggagaaagaaaaggaaggtgcAGGGTGCAGTGACGTGAGGGAGAGAGCTGCATTCACCTGCTGGCTGTCCATCCTGAGATGTGCTGCTCTGAAAATCAGACTGAACCTGCTTTGCCTGCAGATTTCCCAGGCTCAGGAGAGACAACAGGGCCATGGCTCATTGCTCCCATACCATTCCCACAGGACCATCACCCAGCTCTCCACGTCCCCGTTCCCAAACCTTCCGAGGCTTCCTGCACTGCTGTAGCCTCTGCCTTGGATGTCACGCCCTCCATGACCTCTGGTGGTTTGTCAGCTGAGCCGTCTGGAATCTTCTCTGGAATGAAACCCCCAACAACCATTAGATGGAAGGCCATCATACATTTCCCAGTTTAAAACATgattccacaaaaaaaaaaaaaaaaaaaaaaaaaaaaaggagagaagagagaaaatataaaatatctatCAGGTTTTCAAAGCTGGGAAGAAATTTCTTTGCAGGAGGTAATACCTGGGGCTGGGGTTTTTAGCACAAGATTACCATGTGAAGCCAGGAACAGGTGTAAATGaggcaggatgagaggaaacagcatcaagttgcaccagggagGTCTACATTCGATGATAGCAAAAAATTTATTCATAGAAAGcgtggtcaggcattggaacaggctgcccaggacagtggtggtgtccccatccctggaagtgttcaaaagccatgtggatgtgacAGCTGGGGATATGAGCTAGTGAtgaacacagcagtgctgggttaactgTTGGACTCGATCTTggaggtcctttccagccttaGTCAtgccatgattctatgaatatcCCTTTCCTCATAATCAGAAGGGACAAAAACCAGGCCTGCCTGCCTGAGGCACTGTGCATGAGTGGTGATAACGTTAAAAATAAAGCCAGTCAGCAtttcctgcagcctggccaAGTATTTGGGACTCAGGACAGACAGTTTCAGCTCAGGCTGAACTCAGAGGGGCTCCAAACGAAGCCTCAGGGTCACTGCCAAGCAGCTGGTTTGTCCTTTGGATTGCTGTGTTGGGAACTCACAGTGATAGCTTCCATGAAATTCTGTTCTAGCTCACAGTCCACATCTTCTACCTTTACCCTTTGTACTTCACCTCTTAAAAactttcctctccttccactGTTGACCACATGGATCCACCCCTCCTTGCTGGTGCCAGGGCACCTCCTGGGTTTGCCTGTTACCTGGGTCTGTGCTGGGAGAACTGGGCTTTTTCCTGTCTCCCTCAGCAGCCTCAAGgattctcctctcctcctcaaGCTGTGCTCGCAGGAGCTTCTTAGCCTCACGGAAGTTCCTTTCTGCCTGAACGTAACTATTCTGCATCTCATAAAACAAACCTGTGGGAGAGACAGAGCAGCATCAGCAGACACCCAAAGGAAGTAAAATCCTTCCCTTAGCCCTCAGCttggagcagggagaagaggaCTGGGGGCAGGAACAATGCTTGGCTCTACAGGAATACCTTGAGCATCAGACTGGCTTGGTTTTGTACCTGAGAGGGTCCAGGCTATGATGCTGGATGGCTCCAAGCAGCAGGCATCCTCAAAGAAAATCTCTGCCTCTTCATACTGCTGCAGCTTGACAGCCACAATCCCACAGAGCAGCAAgctggggcagaggcagagcagtcAGCCttgcagccccagcagtggtGTGGGGGATACACTCCACACCTTCCCCACCCACCCACCAGGAGCACTCAGCACCTTTGGATGTGCTGAGGGTCCAGACAAAGGGCCTGCTGGAAGCATTCCTGGGCTTTGGTGGCGTCCTCATACACGAGGCAGAAGGCTCCATAGTCCAGCCAGGACTGGATGTCGCACTGGTCCCGAGCTATTCTCTGCACAACAGAGACCATCACTGCAGTCAGGTTCAGCACATGCCATGGACTGGGCAGACAATTCTGGAATGACCACAGCTTCCCTggccaccccagcccagctgagcaggaATCAAGCCCTTGTCTATCACATGCAAGGGTGTCCCCTAAATGGGATCGTGCTGGAAGCCCACTTTGTCTAAGCCTTCTCCACCTAACACGtgtcctccagctccagctgacgCCTCCTAGGGCCCAGTGTCCCCAGAACTGATCCAGCacatcccattttccctggCCTCAAGGCTGGAGTCCTCAGTGACCTGGCCAGGGACAATCTCACatcctgcagagagcagcatttccctgggaaatcaCTCCCAAATCCTACTTCAGCCTGAGTATCCTGGTGACgctcagctccttcctccctccctcccccacagTGGGGGCTGGCTGAGCTGTGAGCAGTGGCCCCACTGGGATGTTGGGCTGTGCCAGTCCACACAGGTGATGGCAGGAACGATCTGGGGCTCCCTCACCTGCGTGTAGAAGCGAGAGGCCAGTTTCAAGTCCTTGTTGGCTTCAGCTTCACGAGCAAAGAGCAAGAGCTGCTTCCTGGTCGTGTTGGGTGGAGGGGCAGGAGAAGTATCTTCCCCAGACAGGAGCTGGTAGGAAAGGAGACAGTGTTAgctctggggaagggaagagtgGTTTGTGTGATCCCAGTATGGCAGCAGGTCCCACGCCAGCACTGCACACAGTACAGACCAGTATGGCTGGGGCTGGTACTGGGAAGGGCAAGCTGCTCTGTGGTGGGACacattcccatcattcccaggTACCTCTGCCACATAGGCACAAAGCAATATCAATTTTTAcaaggacatggagggacaggacaacgGGAAagggcttcccactgccagagggcagggttagataCTGGAAaggaattctttcctgtgagggtgaggaggccctggcacagggtgcccagagcagctgtggctgcccctggttCCTTGGCAGTgaccaaggccaggctggacggggcttggagcagcctggtgcagtggaaggtgtccctgcccatggcaggggcggaatgtaaggtcccttccaacccaaacctgtcTGTGATCCTATGATTATTCACAGCATTCCCTAGATCAAGGTGATGACAAACTTCAGTGGGGCCACTCACTGGTGACCCCAGcttctgctctgcccagccagCCTCACCATGTGCCAGTTACAGCACCTTTACCAGAGGCATCTCACACCTGTCCCAGGATTTTGAACAGTGGGATAAAAAGGCACTGGATCCCTGCCTGGAGTGTGGCTCATGGTCTACATGTGACAACTCCAGCAGATGAAAGCATGAGCCTGCTTCTGCCTTGAAGGCAAAAGTCCTTCACCTGCCCTGGACCCACAGTGAAGCCATGGCCCGAGTCACCCCAATTTCCCCCTACCTTGTTCAGGGCAATGTGCATGTGGTCCACAAGGTACACATAGAGCTCACTAAGGAATGCCTGGAGCTCCTCCTTGGTCTCAAACGCTGTGGTCTTCAGGTATTTCTCCCTCACAATCTTCACCACAGAATACTGTGGAGACAAGGGATGTTGCACAAGGCAGGTTCCCTCCCGTGCCCCCCACCACCTCTGCAATCAGACAGAGATAGAGCCTGAAGCTCCAACTTAGTTCTGAGAAATAAATCCAGCCCACCACTGATAAGAGCAAAAAGAAGTAAGCAAGGGGGATTTCCTTTCCCACCTCCCTGACACAGTCTTTAGGGACAGCATGTGAATGGCTCATCTCCTCAGGACAGAGAGGGGGTCTCCAGGAAGAGTGTGGCTGAGGCTGAGCAGCTGAGAGAGTGGAAcctcctttccctgccaggGCAGACAGGAATGTGAGAGCAGCCAGTTTTGATTTTCTCAGATTATGAGCATGGGGCCAGTGGATGTGAGCAGCTCCCAATTATAGGAAGTGTTCTCTTGGTGTGGGACCAAAGCAGTTTGGTGCCTGCTCCATTAGAGGGGAATCCTGTCCCCTCAGTGCTCACTTCAACAGCTCCAGGTGGCAGGAAAGGATTCTGGAGCACTACATCATCCTGAATTACCACCACGGAGCAGCAGTTCCTCACTGAGAAATGTCTGGACAAAACAAACAGGGAAGCAAAAAGCACAAAGGAGTCTTCACCTTAAGCTGTtccttaaaagcaaaatatttcccagAGGTATTGAGCTCGTAGTTGAGCTGACGTTTTTGTTCCTCCATGGTTTCATGGTCCATCACTCCCTGGTCAGGCAGCTGCTTCCCAAAAAGCTCATGGTACTCCCTCAGGATGGCAACAGCAACACTGGTGACACGTTTGTGATAATCTTCCACCACctaggaaagaaataaataaatttcacaaGCCACTTATGCAATCAACCTTGATATGTATTTGATTTGCCACAGCCCACGCCTCCCATTAACTCCACCTGACTCAAGTCTCAATTAGTCTGTCACACATCCTTTCCTGTCCATGCCTGAGGGCTGAGAAAATATCTGCAGGTAAACATAAAAAGAGCTCCTTCCTGCTAGGATTTTCCATCACAACCCAGTATTCCAGTCACTGCTATCTCTCCTAGCAATATAATTGGCTATGAGTAAAATGTATCTCATTTACTAGGAGCCTTGAAACCCACGGCCAGCCCTATTCAGCAGAACCTGTAATCTCCATCATCTTGATCCTCAAAAATTCTTGGTGACCTGAGAAAGGTCAGGGCTGATTCTGTTCAAGTTTGTCTGAGTCTGATGAAGCACAGGGACAAGCACACTTGTCTCTTGTCTGAGACAAGAAACTGTTGGGACTGCCCAGGATATAAATGTAAGGTTCTGGTAGTCTCTTTTCCCAGCATCCCATTTCCTTCCAAACATCCCTCCCTTTGCTCCATCTCTTCATGGCTTCCCTTTGAATGGGATGTGAACACAAGTGTGGACCCTTTGAATGGGATGTGAACACAATGGGCTCCCAAGGCACACTGCTTTGGAGATAACCCATACAGAAGTCTCCTTTTCTGTGTATTTCATAGAATATATTGAATTGGAAGGTATCCACAAGGATCGAGTCCAGATCCTGGCCTTGCACaaacaccccaacaatcccaccctgggcatccctgggagcattgtccaaatgctcctggagctctggcagcctcagggctgagGAGCCTGGTCAGTGCCCAGCCActcttttcctaaaatccattaaaacctcccctgacacagctccagctgttccctcgggtcctgtcactggtcacagaCAGCAGAGATTAAAGCTGCCCCTTGAGAGGAAGCTGCAGACCCCAATGATCTCTACCCTCAGTCTCTCTTCTCCAGTCTGAACATTCCAAGTGACCTCACCACTACTCATATTGCCCTATCCCCTTCTAGAGTCTTCACCACCTTTGTGGCCCTGCACCCTTGACCTCTTCAAACCTCATCCCCATGTTGCTGTGGGCTGAGAATGAAGACTCTGAGGGCAGGGTGGGGTGGCAGAATGGTGGCAAGGCCACAGGCTCTCACACGTACCTTCTTGGCTCCTTCTGTCTGGGGGGGCAGTGCAGGGCGGGGAGGAATCAGCTCCTTGACCCTGTCAgtgagagcagaggagagaTCAGCAGATCCACTGCCAGGGATGTTGGCTTGTGGAGTGTGAGGGCTCCACCCTGCCATCGTGTCCCTGAGACAGCTCACAGCCACCTGGGAGGAAACCTGAAGTTTCAGTCCATGAGGAAACAGGTCCCTACAACTGATGGCTGTGGCTTGTCATGACAGAGTTAACATTTATTGCTAACCCAAactgctctcctggagcagtAGAGCTGTATCTTGGAGCTCCTGGTTCTGCAGAACAGGTGTAAGGAAGGAACCAGCCTAAGGAAAGCTCTGTAGAATCTGGTCACTAAACAGCCCAGAGCACCCAATCCATCAGTTCCAACGTTGCCCAGTTTGGCTGTGGCACCCTCGGCCACACATCGACCCCAGACACCAACCTCAGAGCCCAGAcaccacccagccctgcctgggcctCTGTGGAGTTACAATGACTGTCCATTAGGATTAGCATAGTTTTAAACTAAGATTTTATTAAGGTAAGAGTGGCTGAGCACTGGAGCAGGATTCTCTGTGGAGTCTCCTTCCCTGGATATACCCAAAAAACATCTGGACACAGAGTAACATGCTCTGGGGAACCCCACTTGAACATGAATGTTGGTCTAGGTGACCTTCAGGGATCCCTTGCAAGCTGAATCATTTTGTGATTCTGGAATTAAATCCCCTGGTGCCAAACCAGccttaattaatttaaatttttttcaacatttgTTGCTTGCTGGACTCCAGAACATCCTTAGTCCTCAGAACATGATCCATCCCACCAAGCCAAGGTGCCACAGGCCTTGTTCAGGTGCACACAAGCATGGAGGAGTGACACTGAATCCACACACATTGCAGAAGAGTAGAAATGTATAAAACAGACCAGGAAAAGGTCTGTTATAAGAGAGGTTCACCTTCCTcagcctgctcctcctggaagacagcagggagcagtgagGACAAGACACATATACCTTCAATGAATGGATGACATTTCTGTTTGAGAGATATAAACCTGCATCTCTTACACCTTATTCatctgctgcattttctttttttttttttttttccataaattagATGGTTTATGCCTTTCTAACCCATaacacagcagggctgccaCTGGACAGGAACTGAAGTCtcaaagcagcagagatgaaagagcagcactgcagcgGAACAACATGAAAACTAACATAAAAGCTGAGGAATGGGTAAAACATTGTGAGAAAACTTCTGGAAAGCTAAAAATGAGAGAATGCTCTGGTGAAGCAACAGCAGCACTACCCAGGGCAGTCCATGCTGGTGGCCAGGACTGACCAAGCCACTGAACATCACATGCAAGAGGCAAGCACATGGGGATTAGAGGGAAACAAAGCCCAGACAGGAACACagacactgctgtgctgctgtggtgtcTCTTGTTTTGAGAGGAATGGCAGGGAGATGCCAGCTGGGATGAACAAGTGTTTTCCCAACACACCAGATGCCATGTCTAAAGCAGTCTTGCCAAATCCTCCCCCTGATTCCTGTGGGCTTTGTCTCAGGCCCTCTTTATGGAGGATTCCAAGGGGGGTTTGCTGTACAAGCCTCTCTccagcctgcagagaggagctgtcagccccacagcccatccTTACGCACCGCCGGACCAGCTCCTCCCGCAGCCGCTTTGGGACCAAGGGCCTGTCCAGCTTTATCTCCATCACCAGGAACGTTCCTGCCTCGCTGTATTGCTGTGGAGATAAACATTGCTCCCTGTGTCGTGCTgtctgcagccagtgctggcacAGTGAAATACTGAGCACACAGCCACACATCTCCAAACTGCAGAGATCCAGCTTGTTTTACAACCCACCCTCGGAATGAGTTACAGCAGCAAAATCCAGCTCGAGAAACCAGGcatgggaaaaggagagagcCCAGATAATCAATCTGCCTGCAGAATGAATGTGCATTCCAGAGGAAGAAGCCAAAATATGAAGGGATAATTTCAATAAATGCCTGACAATTTACAGAGACCTTCTATCCCAGTCCCAGTCTGCTCTCCAGGTGGACGTCACTGGAAGAACTCTGGGACAACATCTACGTAAAACATCCCTTGTCCAACTCACTCTTGAGAAATTTAATTGTGTGAAAGGTGTGAGACAACAGCACAGTGATGCTCTACAGTCTCTCCTTCTCTTTGGAGAGACATAATTACCTGTCCTTCAAGGCTGAGATTTGTGACATTTTCAGATTCTCCAGTGCCATCTGACAACTGGATTTTGGATGGGCTGAGTAActattaggaaaaagaaaagatgtctCTTGTTTCAGACTCAATAAATCTCAAATCTTTGCAAGTTCAGGCAGCACGCCCTAGGATTTCAGATAAGGGAAAGCTGCAGCTTCCTTACAAGAAGCAGCTCCAATCTCTGCTGtctgtgaccagtgacaggacctgagggaatggctggagctgtgccatgGGTGGATTAGGCTGGATGTCAGGGAAGGATTCTTCCCCCAGAGCGTGGTAGGGCACTGTCACGATCCCAAGGCTACCAGAGTTCCAGGAGTGCTCAGATAACACTGTCAGGCACAGGTGGGGTGTCTGTGCAcggccaggagttggactcttGATCTTTGTGGATCCCTTCATGTTGAGAAGATTCCATGGGTCTAGGATAATGAGTATCTCTCAGTTGGCTGAGGCAACTGAGACAACATCCATCCCTGGTTCCTGCGTGTCCCAACTTCCTGTGACACAGAAACAGAACAACCATGGTGCCATGTGCCTCCCTAGACCTTACCGTTGCACTGGaatctttctcttccttctgaaCCTTACTGGAAGCAGTTTTGCTAGCAGGAGAGGTGCCCAACCCTTCCTTGGACAGACTGAGCTGTGACCTGCGATCCCGGAAAATACTGTACTGAATTTTGGTCTGAAAAATAGAGGCAACAGAGAGAATCAAGGGACAAAGCAGGCTTCCTCGCTCATTTGCCTTAACCTCTCTTATCACAAAACATACTGTCAGGGTCTTAAATGCCTTAAGAAGTTTTGTAAACTCATTCTCTCCTCCTAGAGTTcagctgctggtgctccagGCCAGCTCTGATCCTGTGTAGCTGTGAAGCCTCAGGTTAGACTATGAGACACTGGGGGTTTCTCCATCTCCCCTCAAAGAGCTGTATTTTCACTGAGGGCTGGCCCTTGATCCTTGCCTGAGATATGTGGTGAACATGCTGGAACCCAGATCCGTGACCCTGAACTCCTGATGGAATCCTAAACCTGCCTCACAGCTATGGATTTGCCTGGTGATGAGGGCTGCTGGATGAATCTGGCTACTCTCACCAGGCCTGCTCCACAcattttttggggtccccaccTGCCTGACAGCATCTCTTGGCTCCCAGCTCATTTCTGGTGTGGAGCAGCTTCCCTGACACACACCAGGGAATTGCAAGGAATAGGTTTGTCAGACTGTGTGTTTCCACAGTGTTTGACCACCTAGACAGGCTGTTCCCTCCCACACATCCTGGTTACAGGAATTGGGCTAGCAAGAGTTATGGGGATCCTGGggagaggatggagcagctgtAGGGAAACTCCTTAGACCAAGAGGCAACCCAAAGCACCTGGGGAGTACTAAGGACTTCACTTGTGACAGATAAATGGCACAGGACAAGCAGCACTGTGCAGCCAAGGGGTCATTATTCATGGTAGggaagcagagcccagcagacaCACTCATGCCCagtccagctctgcagcagccagagggagcagggaggcaggagaaggGCTGGAATTCACCCAGCCCCTGCACCTGGACCAGAGCCCCATAGGGAACATGGAGGGTAAAACCAGGCTGTACATCTGCCCTCCTGAAACAAGCTCGGGTCTGTTCCAGGAGGGAGAGACTgtgggaaaatggaaatgtaaCTGTCACTCCTAGTAACAGAGAGGGGAAAACGAAAAGACAAATAAACCTCGGTGAGCTAGAGCTGAAAGAGCTCCAATGACAGCTTTTTTGGTGGTTGCCGGGGGTAACACAATCCTTTTAAAGCCACTGTTTGCTCTTCCCAGCAACACCGTTCCCTTGCTCATGCTCCAGACTGGGGAGAGTGGATCATGCTGGCATAGGAGGGAGTGGAGTGAGATTCAAAGCCTCTCTCAGCCCCCAGACCTGCTCACCCCCCAACAGAAATCCCCTGTCTTGGAGAAACCTGCACCTAAAAGCTTGTATCATTACTTTTCTCCATCACCAGAAGGGCACTCAAGGTTCAGATCCAGCTCCAACTAGCACACTGTCCACTCTGCCTGCTCCCAAACACCCCCTGTCTCACTGCCTGCTCCCAAACACACCTCTGTccactgtccctgctcccaaGCCCTCAGTGCAaacccagctgcagagctggagcagagcctgctgctcTCACCTTCTCAAACACCGCGCTGTCCTGGTAGTTAAAGACACGGAAGGCCCCTCGGATCTGCTTCACCCCAGGGCACAGCAAATGCATCATGTTGACATATGCCACGCCATGGAAGGCAATCTGCGTGTCCTCATCTCTCTGGAAACACAGAGCAAGGGACTGAGATCCTGAACAGGCTGTTATTCTCCTTAAGGGAACAAGGTCACCAATCTCATTAAGAGAAGGCCACACAGCAAACTGATGCACCTGATGAGCCCATGGTTCTGTCACTGGCACACAGCCGAGACAACCTGGATGAATACACTGAAGTCATTCCATATgtagaatattaattttatccCAATCTTTGTGGGGCAGCTTTTCTCTCTAATTCCTGCACTCTGCTGTTCCTCAGGATGGTCTTGTTGAGATACAGCTGGAAGATTATCAGCTGTGTGGTTAGAAATCCAGGTGACCCTACCAGAATTGTGCACCTCAGGCTGGACAGACACCAAGGGGCTTAGGAGGTGTGGGAGGCCTGGTTAGAATGATCATCATCAGCGCTGTAAAATCCTGGCACTGGGAGTGCTGAAAGGGATTTACACCAACTTATATGGCTTTGCCCTGGGATAGATTAGGAGCTCTCACACAACCATCTGCCAGGAGCAGAACCATTCTCTAAGGGGCTGTTTCTCTGTCAAATCACCCTGGTTTAGATGCAAAAGCATTACTTACCTACAGCCTGAGAATGCAAGAACTTCCTCAAGCTCTTTCAAAACCCCACTGGCCAAAGATCAGCTCAGTGAATTACTTTTCATTCtcttcaaagccaggctggacaagcCTCTGAGacacctggtctagtggaaagtgtccctgcccatggcagggggctgaaAGGAGATGGAGTCtggagtcccttccaacccaaactattctataattttaaaagccaccctctccctgtcccctttcCAGTGAGCTACCATAGACCATCACTGAGAgctacagggaaaaaatatgaCCCTGTATCTATTCAACAGCCCTATAAAGCTGATTTTTCACAAAGCCTCCTGTTCTCTGACTCACTTTGGCAGCTTCGAGGCTGATTTTGGTATCACAAAGGCCTCAAGAGGAAAATGCCTGATAACGCAATGCTACTCCACAAACCAGACCCCATTTTTACCTTGTCAAGTTTGCTGGCTTTCCCTTTGCCACCTGAGGCCACGGACATCGTGCAGAGCTCCACGGGCCAGTAGCAGCACTTGGCAATGCGCgtctgcaggctgggcacaaaGCAGATGCAGGATGCACTGAGGAGATGCAGAAACCCAGCTGGAGAGCTCCACCACCCTCCTTtgtgccccagcagctcctcttggCTTTGCTTCACCCTATTCCCTCAGCAAACACCCTTAGGCCATGGGAATACTGATTTGGGGCAGGCTGGATACATTTTCTGCTCTACCCACTGCTATGTGCATTTATGGCACAGCCAGCTTTAAAACAACTGTGAGAGCAACACACTGGGTTTTCTCTCTCACCCAGTTACTTCAGAAATAAGTAAGAAGGAATGTGATTAACTTTGGTATAAAACCTGAATTGTACAGAGCAAGTGGATCCTAAGCTTGCATTCAATGTGGCTGGTGACTCTGACACCAGCAGGCAGGGGGATAAATGTGTAgggaaaagaatttaaaaaatcaaatgagATAGAAGTGAGTATTTCCACACAAGGAGTAATTTGGCTGTGAAATGCACAGCCATGATGCAGCTGAGGCCAGAAAATAGCAGGATTCAAAGATAAATGGAACACTCATCCTGATCTTGAGCGTATCTGGAGCTGCTAAAGGCAACACTTATccaataaaaaagcaaatgaagagTGCCCACATGGAGTGAAAGGTTTGAGTGGATTTGGGATTTAATTAGCAGCTCAGAGGAGAGCTGTGGATGCCACTCTAGTCCATGTCTGCTCACCATAACTGCTGCCCCTTCCTTCAAGCTATGCAGGgaccagcccccagccccagctgctggcagcaggagagagcaTTTGTGGCATGGAGACAGCAGCTCCAGACAATTCAcctcttcccagcacagcagaataaagctgctgccagcagttcAAGGCACTTCAAGAGCTGTGCCCTTGCTCAGGTGAATGCGTGTGGCCAAGAGACAGCCACAGCAGGCATGGGAGGTGAGGCAGAGCCACAGTTTGACCCCTAAGGGGTCTGAGAGCACCTGCATGTTGCAGCTCCTTGCCTCAGGTCGTTCTGACCATGTTCTGGGCTGGGTTGCTCAGGTCCCTTACGCGGCCACTGCAGCAGCGTCCAGGAAACAGCGCGTTTCCGTGTCCCACACGATTCTCTTCGTGCTCTCGGCCTGGATCCTGAATTCCATGTCCTGTGAGAAACAGCATGCAGTCAAAGCCAGGACAGCAAACTCCACAGCCTGCATCATCCTCAAAAGGGTCCCTGGGAGAGAATGTGAGTCAGACAGAGGTGTCCAAGTGCCCGTAGCCAGGCCAGCCCCACAGAGAGGCTGACAGCCTTTCCTGCAGACACCATCAGCGTTAAGTGCCTGGCTCATGGGAGATaacacagctcccagcccagcagctcagagtgGGTGTTTTCTGGGACCAGACCTGCCACATTCTCCCTTGGGATGTCTCCAGCAGTGAGTCGGCATGtctgctgccccagggcagtgctgaacATTGCACAGTGACCACCC
Encoded here:
- the CFAP70 gene encoding cilia- and flagella-associated protein 70 isoform X3 — protein: MEVPAGLTGRKEPAAAALPSMSQPIPVQITVVHAQDLKTLKSNVVVTLVRVEYNGAVLGDSSKTDVLPDGTAEYDFSTSFECSPDGPNTLDVLVQKPLLLTVLEVRPKEKKKPEKITPLGQAVVDLLPLLQGVRSLKVFAPLYAVPASPSVSLHPEATAGLEVTVSTKELLLSATQFSSGNLLSITLEAAYSVPEAFTPDTQQNYMACLQIPAAGEKELPLLFKNGILKADGEKEPLPRPKNWPFGPILAPAALNIPDSFIVGGPYEDEDGELTRSEDMEFRIQAESTKRIVWDTETRCFLDAAAVAAASCICFVPSLQTRIAKCCYWPVELCTMSVASGGKGKASKLDKTKIQYSIFRDRRSQLSLSKEGLGTSPASKTASSKVQKEEKDSSATQYSEAGTFLVMEIKLDRPLVPKRLREELVRRVKELIPPRPALPPQTEGAKKVVEDYHKRVTSVAVAILREYHELFGKQLPDQGVMDHETMEEQKRQLNYELNTSGKYFAFKEQLKYSVVKIVREKYLKTTAFETKEELQAFLSELYVYLVDHMHIALNKLLSGEDTSPAPPPNTTRKQLLLFAREAEANKDLKLASRFYTQRIARDQCDIQSWLDYGAFCLVYEDATKAQECFQQALCLDPQHIQSLLLCGIVAVKLQQYEEAEIFFEDACCLEPSSIIAWTLSGLFYEMQNSYVQAERNFREAKKLLRAQLEEERRILEAAEGDRKKPSSPSTDPEKIPDGSADKPPEVMEGVTSKAEATAVQEASEAPAPQPPPCTIFMKTVEFLMKVNAVRFVHKALAHELLSLQGGPTCAYYLALAWTYMLREDFPRCEECLRKAVGIDPLNPNVWAQKGHLCYLQKDFDNAKECYERVISFVEDAKDMHFVYLRLGSIYLEEKEYGQAKHIYLLACDNSASCLTWLGVGIACYRLEEMLEAEDALSEANALNNTNAEVWGYLALICLQGGRQLEAEKCYKYTVKLGLQNDALLREIRAAQHRFGFGDPSL